Proteins encoded in a region of the Stieleria neptunia genome:
- a CDS encoding acyltransferase family protein produces MSTTPAPSIPRRHDLDALRAIAMLLGIALHGLISFIPGGGGGWAVQDTQTNVMFGVAMAAIHGFRMPLFFLISGFFTMMMLRKRGMAALLKQRFLRIFLPLVLGMFTIIPAVWAVTIYVGMQPQSSTATTKAAAAATDHDNVKTDATVDESIWIAAANGDVEAVENWLDRGGDVAHAEDDGSTALHGAFLFGRFETAELLINAGADPEVKNHRGESCIDMLSAPWGITSYVAGLVQVSAEEEDVLGGRKRIAESLDLAATIHIPTRGSVSDKLQFALFQFPVTGHLWFLWFLCWLVAGFALCVSAGRLLRIPRPARWLSASAFRYVWLIPLTMIPQALMSGDGAGFGPDTSIGLLPMPSVLAYYAVFFGFGAIYFDATGMQSDVEPVGWRSWFAVLASLLVLFPIGLAIRSQHAGLGNLASLFVQASYAWLMTFGMMGVFRQLLSRQSQTMRYLSDSSYWLYLAHIPLIIYAQYWVRDYPLPPFLKFLIVCVFTSIVLLVSYQLLIRYTPIGTLLNGKRTRPKAASDRTDSVATDSEPTTPAGRPQRAEGSVA; encoded by the coding sequence ATGTCGACCACTCCCGCTCCGTCGATTCCCCGACGGCATGATCTCGACGCGCTCCGTGCGATAGCGATGTTGCTGGGCATTGCCCTGCACGGGCTGATCTCCTTCATACCCGGGGGTGGCGGCGGCTGGGCGGTTCAAGACACTCAAACGAATGTCATGTTCGGCGTCGCGATGGCTGCGATCCATGGCTTTCGAATGCCGCTGTTCTTTTTGATCAGCGGATTTTTCACGATGATGATGCTTCGCAAACGCGGGATGGCGGCACTGCTCAAACAACGCTTCCTGCGAATCTTTTTGCCGCTTGTGCTGGGGATGTTCACGATCATTCCCGCCGTCTGGGCGGTCACGATTTACGTCGGCATGCAGCCCCAGTCCTCCACCGCCACGACCAAGGCTGCGGCTGCGGCAACGGATCACGACAATGTAAAAACGGACGCAACCGTTGACGAATCGATTTGGATTGCCGCCGCCAACGGGGACGTTGAAGCGGTTGAGAATTGGCTGGACCGAGGCGGCGACGTCGCACACGCCGAAGACGACGGATCGACGGCGTTGCACGGCGCGTTCTTATTCGGCCGCTTTGAAACCGCCGAGCTTTTGATCAACGCCGGGGCGGACCCGGAGGTAAAGAATCACCGTGGTGAAAGCTGCATCGACATGCTGAGCGCCCCCTGGGGCATCACGTCCTACGTCGCCGGTTTGGTCCAGGTTTCCGCCGAGGAGGAAGACGTGCTGGGCGGCCGAAAACGAATCGCCGAATCGCTGGACCTTGCCGCAACGATCCACATTCCGACGCGTGGATCGGTCTCCGACAAATTACAGTTTGCACTCTTCCAATTCCCCGTCACCGGGCACCTGTGGTTCTTGTGGTTTCTGTGCTGGCTGGTCGCCGGATTTGCGTTGTGCGTTTCCGCAGGTCGCTTGTTGCGGATTCCGCGCCCGGCGCGCTGGCTCTCCGCGTCCGCGTTTCGTTACGTTTGGCTGATTCCGTTGACGATGATTCCCCAGGCATTGATGTCGGGTGACGGGGCGGGCTTTGGACCGGACACCTCGATTGGCCTGTTACCGATGCCATCGGTGCTGGCGTATTACGCCGTGTTTTTTGGCTTCGGCGCGATCTACTTTGACGCGACCGGAATGCAGTCCGACGTCGAACCGGTCGGCTGGCGATCCTGGTTTGCGGTACTGGCATCGTTGCTGGTGCTGTTCCCGATCGGACTGGCGATCCGTTCGCAGCACGCCGGACTCGGCAATCTCGCGTCTCTGTTTGTCCAAGCCAGCTATGCGTGGTTGATGACCTTCGGCATGATGGGCGTGTTTCGACAGCTGCTCTCCCGGCAGAGCCAAACCATGCGTTATTTGTCCGATTCATCCTACTGGCTGTATTTGGCCCACATCCCGCTTATCATTTACGCGCAGTACTGGGTTCGCGATTATCCGCTGCCGCCGTTTTTAAAGTTTCTAATCGTTTGCGTGTTCACGAGCATCGTACTGCTAGTCAGCTATCAGCTATTGATCCGCTACACGCCGATCGGAACCTTATTGAACGGCAAACGGACTCGCCCGAAAGCTGCGTCAGACAGAACGGATTCGGTCGCAACGGATTCTGAACCAACCACACCCGCCGGGCGTCCCCAGAGAGCCGAAGGAAGTGTCGCATGA
- a CDS encoding response regulator transcription factor: MSDKPHHLLLVEDDAELSGMMKDFLTGKGYQVTIEADGLSAIRRIASEAYDAVILDIGLPGTDGFSVCKSVRPHFKGPIIVLTARGEEMDEVVALEAGADDFMSKPVRPNALLARLKIHLRRFDLHPADSSVQPADIVVGDLSISLGSRSVVVGDQPIELTTAEFDLIEYLARRAGSVVSRKELYVDLLEIPYDGMDRSLDLRVSRLRRKLGDDPHKPTRIKSVRGVGYLFAK, from the coding sequence ATGAGTGACAAACCGCATCATTTGCTGCTGGTCGAAGACGACGCCGAATTGTCCGGCATGATGAAAGATTTTTTGACCGGCAAGGGATACCAAGTCACGATCGAGGCGGACGGTTTGTCGGCGATCAGGCGGATTGCATCCGAAGCCTACGACGCGGTGATCTTGGACATCGGTCTTCCGGGGACGGACGGATTCAGTGTTTGCAAAAGTGTCAGGCCGCATTTCAAAGGCCCGATCATTGTGCTCACGGCGCGGGGGGAGGAGATGGATGAAGTCGTCGCCTTGGAAGCCGGGGCGGATGACTTCATGAGCAAACCCGTGCGTCCCAACGCCCTGCTGGCACGTTTAAAAATTCACCTTCGCCGATTCGACTTGCACCCTGCTGATTCGAGCGTCCAACCGGCTGACATCGTTGTCGGTGACCTGAGCATCAGTCTTGGCAGCCGCAGCGTCGTGGTCGGCGATCAACCGATCGAGTTGACGACCGCCGAATTCGACTTGATCGAGTACCTAGCCCGCCGCGCCGGCAGCGTGGTTTCTCGCAAGGAACTGTACGTCGATTTGCTGGAAATCCCCTATGATGGCATGGACCGATCGCTCGATCTGCGTGTCTCACGACTGCGACGCAAATTGGGTGATGATCCCCACAAGCCGACCCGCATCAAATCGGTTCGCGGCGTCGGCTATCTCTTTGCCAAATGA
- a CDS encoding ATP-binding protein, with product MTRLFLRFYLGVIAILIAAWLIQTSVFRKSSIQENIPVIEDIYAGSGRLARDQIVDGGEDEFSETMEYLENQFDYPIRVVTRDERPMDQASTDRLDRGESILYYDRLETAIPDTPFLVELGPLPRFDEPSQAELSFALGGVFLLTAIGIAILLHPVSKQLRGVEKTALAIAGGDLGARIDYGRFRHSGPLAEAFNTMADRVEKLLRSQRELLQTVSHELRTPLARIRFATELIETADDDHQRKQRLTAIEAATDQLDALVGELLTYVRLDAQYSEPDSVSNKMETFDVRELVDELIELHGPLYRKIEFRNAIAMSGSDLSGSDLAGSDLSGSDLSGSDLAGSDLSGSDLSGDRAAISRAIGNLISNAGKYAASTVIVSAADSDHGLCIRIDDDGRGIAPEDREAVFEPFQRLAGGTDPKADQPGTGLGLALVKRIAERNGGRVSVTESELGGARFSLTLPNDADLNTI from the coding sequence ATGACGCGATTGTTTCTGCGCTTCTACTTGGGCGTCATCGCCATCCTGATCGCGGCCTGGTTGATTCAGACCTCTGTGTTCCGGAAAAGCTCGATCCAGGAAAACATCCCCGTGATCGAAGACATCTATGCCGGCAGTGGACGATTGGCTCGCGATCAAATCGTCGACGGTGGCGAAGACGAGTTTTCTGAAACGATGGAGTACCTGGAAAATCAATTCGATTATCCGATCCGCGTGGTGACGCGAGACGAGCGCCCGATGGACCAAGCGTCGACCGATCGCTTGGACCGCGGTGAGAGCATTTTGTATTACGATCGACTGGAAACGGCCATTCCAGACACGCCCTTCCTGGTGGAATTGGGACCGTTGCCCCGATTTGACGAACCGAGCCAAGCCGAGTTGTCGTTTGCGTTGGGGGGCGTCTTTTTGTTGACCGCGATCGGTATCGCGATCCTGTTGCACCCGGTCAGCAAGCAGCTTCGCGGCGTCGAAAAAACCGCACTCGCCATCGCCGGCGGTGACTTGGGGGCGCGCATCGATTACGGAAGATTTCGGCACAGCGGTCCACTGGCCGAGGCATTCAACACCATGGCGGACCGCGTCGAAAAACTGCTCCGGTCCCAACGGGAATTGCTGCAGACCGTTTCGCATGAGCTGCGCACCCCCTTGGCTCGCATCCGATTTGCCACGGAACTGATCGAGACGGCCGACGACGACCACCAGCGAAAGCAACGCCTGACGGCGATCGAGGCCGCCACCGATCAGTTGGATGCCCTGGTCGGCGAACTGCTGACCTATGTGCGGCTGGATGCGCAATACTCCGAACCGGACAGCGTCTCCAATAAGATGGAAACCTTTGATGTCCGGGAACTGGTCGATGAACTGATCGAGTTGCACGGGCCGCTGTATCGCAAGATCGAATTTCGCAATGCGATTGCAATGTCCGGCAGTGATCTGTCCGGCAGTGACCTGGCCGGCAGTGACCTGTCCGGCAGTGATCTGTCCGGCAGTGACCTGGCCGGCAGTGATCTGTCCGGCAGTGATCTGTCCGGCGACCGAGCGGCCATCTCACGAGCGATCGGCAATCTGATCAGCAATGCCGGAAAATACGCCGCATCGACAGTCATCGTTTCCGCCGCTGACTCCGATCACGGACTCTGCATTCGGATTGACGATGACGGTCGCGGCATCGCCCCGGAGGATCGTGAGGCGGTCTTCGAACCCTTTCAACGGCTCGCCGGAGGGACCGATCCGAAGGCGGACCAGCCCGGCACGGGGCTCGGCTTGGCATTGGTCAAACGCATCGCCGAGCGGAACGGAGGCCGGGTGAGCGTGACCGAAAGTGAACTGGGAGGCGCCCGATTTTCGCTGACGCTGCCCAACGATGCGGATCTCAACACGATTTGA
- a CDS encoding PP2C family protein-serine/threonine phosphatase — translation MMGTLPTESGAAGGDQFRILVVEDSVVDAMVVRERLERDGRFAVTHVATLADTLRRLSEDVLPDAVILDLNLSDSAGLETFCQIHDPFPNQPIIILTGDHDESLGIKAMRLGAQDYVGKSYLDGQVLVRSLLYAIERNKRRMVEHRQRIVDRELQFAKQIQEYLLPNDSPEIPGFDVAGRCVAIDSTSGDFFDFIDHGDGKWDIVLADVCGHGIGPAMITVGTRRLLRSTAELYEDVGQLITIANRGICEDTFQSLFVTLFFARLDPKARRLTYVGAGHLGFMIDSNGDAFELTTRGIPTGVDPDYTYQVDGSIEISGGQIVLLMTDGIWEARGDDHVAFGKDRAVDVVHRNRSKPASEIVAELISSVTSFCDPHPLKDDMTAVVIKSC, via the coding sequence ATGATGGGAACTCTACCAACCGAATCGGGTGCAGCGGGCGGGGACCAATTTCGGATTCTGGTCGTCGAAGATTCCGTCGTTGATGCGATGGTCGTGAGAGAACGCTTGGAACGCGACGGGCGTTTCGCCGTCACCCACGTTGCGACCTTGGCCGACACGTTGCGGCGGTTGTCCGAAGACGTCTTGCCCGATGCCGTGATCTTGGATTTGAACCTGTCGGATTCAGCGGGGCTGGAGACGTTCTGTCAGATTCACGATCCGTTTCCCAATCAGCCGATCATCATCTTGACCGGTGATCATGACGAGTCGCTCGGCATCAAGGCGATGCGGTTGGGCGCCCAGGACTACGTCGGCAAATCCTATCTGGACGGACAGGTCTTGGTGCGATCGCTGCTGTACGCGATCGAACGAAACAAGCGGCGAATGGTCGAGCACCGTCAACGGATCGTGGACCGTGAGCTGCAGTTCGCCAAGCAGATTCAAGAGTATTTGTTGCCCAATGATTCCCCGGAAATCCCTGGGTTTGACGTCGCGGGCCGTTGCGTGGCGATCGATTCGACGTCCGGTGATTTCTTTGATTTCATCGACCACGGAGACGGCAAGTGGGACATCGTTCTGGCAGATGTCTGCGGGCACGGAATCGGACCGGCCATGATCACCGTCGGAACGCGTCGATTGTTGAGGTCGACCGCCGAACTGTATGAAGACGTGGGCCAATTGATCACGATCGCCAACCGCGGGATTTGCGAAGACACGTTCCAGTCACTCTTCGTCACGCTGTTCTTTGCCAGACTGGACCCGAAAGCAAGGCGATTGACGTATGTCGGTGCCGGGCATTTGGGGTTCATGATCGATTCCAATGGCGACGCCTTTGAATTGACGACCCGAGGGATTCCGACCGGGGTTGATCCGGATTACACCTATCAGGTGGACGGATCGATCGAGATCTCGGGCGGACAGATCGTGTTGCTGATGACCGACGGCATTTGGGAGGCTCGCGGAGACGATCACGTTGCGTTCGGCAAAGATCGCGCCGTGGATGTCGTTCATCGCAACCGCAGCAAGCCGGCGTCGGAAATCGTTGCCGAATTGATCTCCTCGGTGACGTCCTTTTGCGATCCCCATCCGCTCAAAGACGATATGACCGCGGTCGTCATCAAATCGTGTTGA
- a CDS encoding protein kinase domain-containing protein translates to MGRFELKQLLKREGRQSVYLAFDPHLDRNLTVRIADFSGLDAAVRGEFDARAQVLAGLRNAHLSAVLDFGQSDGVDYLATTLVEGPNLREITAQNATVEPKRAALIEPRQVALLVGKLALGVSQMHAAGLVHGYLSPECVVLEKNGEPVIADLGMPGMLLSEEDGELADFRNEFAAPEVSVGSGDAIRPQSDVYSLAAIGFFVLTGHAPQSAEEVFQNALYEGLDSGAADQFKETFAKALSFGASERYASARELAEAMDSLFRMTPLTQPRDSKVAEVVAFDEVAEPDYEQFDLQEIEDAHVVHLHDASVLSTESLVQTKRELFAMVEQCEPKRLIVNFASVRFCSSETVGILIQLHTELKPRDTHLYLCGMRDSIREVFRVLNLDGTVFEIRGTVTNALKSAE, encoded by the coding sequence GTGGGCCGATTTGAGCTGAAACAATTGCTCAAACGCGAAGGGCGTCAGTCCGTCTATTTGGCATTTGACCCGCACCTGGATCGCAACTTGACGGTCCGAATCGCAGATTTTTCCGGATTGGATGCAGCGGTTCGGGGCGAATTTGACGCCCGCGCGCAGGTGTTGGCGGGTCTGCGGAACGCGCATCTGTCGGCCGTTTTAGATTTCGGCCAATCCGATGGTGTGGATTACCTGGCGACGACCCTCGTCGAGGGTCCGAATCTGAGAGAAATCACCGCCCAGAATGCGACGGTCGAGCCGAAGCGAGCGGCACTGATCGAACCCCGGCAGGTTGCCTTGCTGGTCGGGAAGCTGGCGCTGGGCGTAAGTCAAATGCACGCGGCCGGTCTGGTCCACGGATACCTTTCTCCGGAATGCGTGGTGCTGGAAAAGAACGGCGAACCGGTCATCGCCGACCTCGGCATGCCCGGGATGTTGCTGTCCGAGGAGGACGGTGAATTGGCGGACTTTCGCAACGAGTTTGCCGCACCCGAGGTATCGGTCGGTTCCGGCGACGCGATCCGGCCGCAGTCGGATGTCTACTCGTTGGCAGCGATCGGATTCTTTGTGCTGACCGGGCACGCGCCCCAATCCGCCGAGGAAGTGTTTCAAAATGCACTGTACGAAGGCTTGGACAGTGGTGCGGCGGATCAGTTCAAGGAGACGTTCGCCAAGGCTTTGTCCTTCGGGGCCAGCGAGCGTTACGCGTCGGCGCGTGAATTGGCCGAGGCGATGGACAGTCTGTTTCGGATGACGCCCTTGACGCAGCCGCGCGATTCAAAAGTCGCCGAGGTGGTCGCGTTTGACGAAGTGGCGGAACCGGACTACGAACAGTTCGATCTCCAGGAAATCGAAGACGCCCATGTCGTGCATCTTCACGATGCCAGCGTGCTGTCGACCGAATCGCTCGTGCAGACCAAGCGTGAGTTGTTTGCGATGGTAGAGCAATGCGAACCGAAACGCTTGATCGTCAATTTCGCTTCCGTACGATTTTGCTCGTCCGAAACCGTCGGAATCCTGATTCAGTTGCACACCGAGCTCAAGCCCCGCGACACACATCTGTATCTTTGTGGGATGCGCGATTCGATTCGAGAGGTGTTCCGGGTGTTAAACTTGGACGGAACGGTTTTCGAAATCCGCGGCACCGTCACCAACGCACTCAAGAGCGCCGAATGA
- a CDS encoding ATP-binding response regulator gives MTTILVVDDSRVDQTLVQGILSNHHDLDLRFANHGAEAMQSIQQQAPDLVVTDLMMPEMDGLQLVRRIRQDRPEIPVIVMTAMGSATNAVEALEVGAASFVPKLQLTERLSDTVRQVLMLKHAVHPYGGVVRCLADAELTFHLRSDIDLIPQFVDLVQRTTSGLAICDATEAIRISLALEEALLNALVHGNFELTAEVASNGINPSSDVFCNRSNEPPYCDRIIFVQLRVAGGAMTFVIRDEGPGFDVAQLPDENDLTPFDGGIGRGIRLMRSFMDKVSFNAKGNEVTLMRDFRSTADG, from the coding sequence ATGACAACTATTTTGGTCGTGGACGATTCACGTGTCGATCAGACGCTGGTCCAGGGGATCTTGTCGAATCATCACGATCTGGACCTGCGTTTTGCCAACCACGGCGCCGAGGCGATGCAATCGATCCAACAGCAGGCCCCCGATCTGGTTGTCACCGATCTGATGATGCCTGAAATGGATGGCTTGCAATTGGTCCGTCGCATTCGACAGGACCGCCCCGAAATCCCGGTGATCGTGATGACGGCAATGGGGTCGGCGACCAACGCCGTCGAAGCGTTAGAAGTCGGCGCGGCGAGTTTCGTGCCCAAATTGCAGTTGACCGAACGACTGTCCGATACCGTCCGGCAAGTGCTGATGCTCAAGCACGCCGTCCATCCCTACGGCGGCGTCGTCCGTTGTTTAGCCGACGCCGAGTTGACGTTTCATTTGCGCAGCGACATCGATCTGATCCCCCAGTTCGTCGACCTGGTTCAACGAACGACTTCGGGGCTGGCCATTTGCGACGCGACCGAAGCGATCCGCATCAGCCTGGCACTCGAAGAGGCATTGTTGAACGCGTTGGTGCACGGCAATTTTGAATTGACCGCGGAGGTGGCCAGCAACGGCATCAACCCGTCCAGCGACGTGTTCTGCAACCGCTCCAACGAGCCGCCCTACTGTGATCGAATCATCTTTGTCCAACTCCGTGTCGCCGGCGGCGCGATGACCTTTGTCATCCGAGATGAAGGCCCCGGTTTTGATGTCGCTCAACTCCCCGATGAAAACGATCTGACACCCTTTGACGGCGGCATCGGCCGCGGCATTCGATTGATGCGTTCGTTCATGGACAAGGTGTCCTTCAATGCCAAGGGCAACGAGGTCACGCTCATGAGAGACTTTCGATCCACCGCCGACGGATAG
- a CDS encoding ATPase, T2SS/T4P/T4SS family — translation MLNPNHPTEVMPMIKLRRILTVIDVETSAESPLTDALALAGRNQAELHLLHVVAKHAIPRFGSEKRLQQAREKLSGLQIPNEQVAVKRDIRRGTLIDCVSGYVRDHGINMLYLAPEGVGAADKKEFRSIVHRVLDVLTIPVLIKPFENQVESDQIHRAAEAVDALGDEPRTGQHDQTLTQLRDAVEAELQLPREQAERLVAQMEMRGILTWTESAADDDQEADHGHWQVDLDKAEDAPPSAEAAEDFADSTTAISLLRRAIEAEATDIHLDPLSKHEYVVHFRVDGKMQQFCTMHHNIASQAMKQLKLMANVSLSDPFRPAESRLELPDSISTHEVRITTAPVAQGEAIALRLIDYEQSRKPLSELGLSQNSFASVYRMLHRRSGVVLISGPTGAGKTTTAYSMLNVLFSEKQNIISIEDPVELIVPFMRQIDVDQRHGFTMQAGLSTILRMDPDVVFVGEIRDREGAKVAMHAASCGKRAFSTIHRRDVSSTLSAMQDFEIDPTALASNLAGVITQRLVRRLCTHCCQISPVTKQEQTLFEAHNLVVPTTVARPRSCQHCHGTGYKGRIGVFEAVVIDDELIDAIQKRKQESEIRSIIRAGGAGLVRDALMKVRDKITSIQEVQDMSWMTETMPIESPAENKADSYQRGAPFLHLPTR, via the coding sequence GTGCTGAACCCCAATCATCCGACCGAAGTGATGCCGATGATCAAGCTGCGCCGAATCCTCACCGTGATTGATGTTGAGACGTCCGCGGAATCACCGCTCACCGATGCATTGGCCCTGGCGGGACGCAACCAAGCGGAATTGCACCTGCTGCACGTCGTGGCCAAGCACGCGATCCCCCGCTTCGGCAGCGAGAAACGTTTACAACAGGCCCGCGAGAAACTCTCTGGCCTGCAAATCCCCAACGAACAAGTCGCGGTCAAACGCGACATTCGACGCGGAACGCTCATCGATTGTGTCTCCGGCTATGTCCGCGATCACGGCATCAACATGCTCTACCTCGCCCCGGAAGGCGTCGGCGCAGCAGACAAAAAGGAGTTTCGCTCGATCGTCCATCGCGTGCTCGACGTGCTGACCATCCCGGTTTTGATCAAACCCTTCGAGAATCAAGTCGAATCGGATCAAATCCATCGGGCCGCCGAGGCGGTCGACGCGCTCGGCGACGAGCCCCGGACCGGACAGCACGACCAGACCCTCACGCAGCTGCGTGACGCAGTCGAAGCGGAATTGCAATTGCCCCGCGAACAAGCCGAACGCCTGGTCGCGCAAATGGAAATGCGAGGCATCTTGACCTGGACGGAATCGGCCGCAGACGACGACCAGGAAGCGGATCACGGCCACTGGCAGGTTGACTTAGACAAAGCCGAGGACGCCCCCCCGTCGGCCGAGGCTGCCGAAGACTTCGCCGACTCCACCACGGCGATCAGTTTGCTGCGTCGGGCGATCGAAGCCGAGGCCACCGACATCCATCTCGACCCGCTCTCCAAACATGAATACGTCGTCCACTTTCGTGTCGACGGAAAGATGCAACAGTTCTGCACCATGCATCACAACATCGCTTCGCAAGCAATGAAGCAACTCAAACTGATGGCCAACGTCAGCTTGTCGGACCCGTTCCGGCCCGCCGAAAGCCGCCTGGAGTTGCCCGATTCGATCTCGACACACGAGGTCCGCATCACGACGGCACCGGTCGCCCAGGGCGAAGCCATCGCGTTGCGATTGATCGACTACGAGCAGTCGCGCAAACCGCTCAGCGAGTTGGGGCTCTCCCAAAACTCCTTCGCCTCGGTGTACCGCATGCTGCATCGGCGGTCCGGAGTCGTTTTGATTAGCGGCCCGACGGGCGCCGGCAAGACGACGACGGCGTACTCGATGCTGAATGTCCTGTTCTCGGAAAAACAAAACATCATTTCGATCGAAGACCCGGTGGAATTGATCGTTCCCTTCATGAGACAAATCGACGTCGATCAGCGGCACGGATTCACGATGCAGGCGGGACTGTCGACCATCTTGCGGATGGACCCCGACGTCGTCTTCGTCGGCGAGATTCGCGATCGGGAAGGTGCCAAGGTCGCGATGCATGCGGCCTCCTGCGGAAAACGCGCGTTCAGCACGATCCACCGACGCGACGTCTCCTCGACGCTCTCGGCGATGCAAGATTTCGAGATCGATCCGACCGCGTTGGCCAGCAATCTGGCCGGGGTGATCACTCAGCGACTGGTCCGCCGACTGTGCACGCATTGTTGTCAGATCAGTCCGGTGACGAAGCAGGAACAAACGCTCTTTGAAGCCCACAACTTGGTCGTGCCGACGACCGTCGCGCGACCCAGATCCTGCCAGCACTGTCACGGCACCGGATACAAAGGCCGGATCGGTGTCTTTGAAGCCGTCGTGATCGATGATGAATTGATCGACGCGATCCAGAAACGCAAACAGGAATCGGAGATCCGATCGATCATCCGCGCCGGTGGGGCCGGCTTGGTACGAGACGCCTTGATGAAGGTCCGTGACAAAATCACGTCGATCCAAGAAGTCCAAGACATGAGCTGGATGACCGAAACCATGCCGATCGAAAGCCCGGCGGAGAATAAAGCCGATTCCTATCAACGCGGCGCACCGTTCCTTCACCTGCCCACCCGTTGA
- a CDS encoding DUF1501 domain-containing protein, whose amino-acid sequence MLTIKGPSSRYCDGRNRRSFLKIGGLSFGMGGLSLADLYRAEASSSSPRSHKSVINIFLAGGPPHQDMWDIKTEAPSEVRGEFQPINTNVPGIQICEVFPKLAALMDKSAVIRSVVGCRGGHDGMQCFTGWEGNSLKNLGGRPSIGAAAARLFGPVDPSVPPFVGLAAPTRHVPWSDSGQAGFLGSAYSPFKPDGPGMQNMTLKGISFDRLQDRRRLLNELDTMRRDIDISGAMEGMDAFGQRALDVLTSSKLVDALDLSKEDPKIVARYGDGKPYNYQYDGAPTCNDQLLIARRLVEAGVRVVSLSYGRWDSHGQNFDLVRDHGGKLDQCLSALVNDLDERGMLDDVAIAVWGEFGRTPKINANAGRDHWTKVSCAWLAGGGLKTGQAIGATNRMGEEAVERPVDMQEVVATLYHTLGIDTHSTTIADPTGRPQFLVDSDPIAELIA is encoded by the coding sequence ATGTTGACGATCAAGGGTCCCTCCAGTCGCTATTGCGACGGGCGCAACCGGCGTAGCTTTTTGAAGATCGGCGGCCTGTCCTTCGGCATGGGCGGCCTCTCGCTAGCGGACCTGTACCGCGCCGAAGCTTCGTCTTCCTCGCCGCGATCACACAAATCGGTGATCAACATTTTCTTGGCCGGCGGTCCACCGCACCAGGACATGTGGGACATCAAGACCGAGGCGCCCAGTGAAGTCCGCGGCGAGTTCCAGCCGATCAACACCAACGTGCCCGGCATCCAGATTTGCGAGGTGTTCCCCAAACTTGCCGCGCTGATGGACAAGTCGGCGGTCATTCGCAGCGTCGTCGGTTGCCGCGGCGGACACGACGGGATGCAGTGCTTTACCGGCTGGGAAGGCAACTCGTTGAAGAACCTCGGCGGACGGCCTTCCATCGGTGCGGCCGCGGCTCGGTTGTTCGGCCCCGTCGATCCCTCGGTGCCGCCCTTTGTCGGGCTGGCCGCGCCGACACGTCACGTCCCCTGGTCCGACTCCGGTCAAGCCGGATTCCTGGGGTCGGCCTATTCGCCCTTCAAGCCCGACGGGCCGGGCATGCAGAACATGACGCTGAAAGGAATCTCGTTTGATCGTTTGCAAGATCGCCGCCGGTTGTTGAACGAACTGGACACGATGCGACGAGACATCGACATCAGCGGTGCGATGGAAGGCATGGATGCGTTCGGCCAGCGTGCACTCGACGTGCTCACCAGCAGCAAGCTGGTCGATGCGTTGGACCTGTCCAAGGAAGACCCCAAAATCGTTGCCCGCTACGGCGACGGCAAACCGTACAACTATCAGTACGACGGGGCCCCGACGTGCAACGATCAATTGCTGATCGCGCGTCGTCTGGTCGAAGCCGGCGTCCGCGTCGTCAGCCTCAGTTACGGTCGTTGGGACAGCCACGGCCAAAACTTTGACTTGGTCCGTGACCACGGCGGCAAACTCGACCAGTGCTTGAGCGCGCTGGTCAATGACTTGGACGAGCGGGGCATGTTGGACGATGTCGCGATCGCCGTCTGGGGTGAATTCGGACGCACCCCCAAAATCAACGCCAACGCCGGACGCGATCACTGGACCAAAGTCAGTTGCGCGTGGCTGGCCGGCGGCGGGTTGAAAACCGGTCAAGCCATCGGTGCGACCAATCGAATGGGTGAAGAAGCGGTCGAGCGACCGGTCGACATGCAAGAGGTCGTCGCAACCCTGTACCACACCCTGGGCATCGACACCCACTCGACCACCATCGCCGATCCGACCGGACGCCCCCAGTTCCTGGTCGACAGCGATCCGATCGCCGAGTTGATCGCATGA